A single genomic interval of Methyloceanibacter caenitepidi harbors:
- a CDS encoding SEL1-like repeat protein, giving the protein MDALLSEPMDQRTVESLLRRLVDRVEETERRYGRALNELHSRLDQLSQTTNAARSTSTPENADTFDRLHEQVSNLAKRLESEPRTHLDDFERLGRAITGGMRGDLDEQPYGTTHEAPAPSPFAQSIQHARSTNHLAPELAPPVEWPWESRPAPAPVDFDNRLTEMANRLEQSIGAAMPSSTIEALNARLEEIGNQIAQSLEAAPSRAALEHVEQQIADMGRQLNRAEEQLGRLGGVEERLVQLLSRLETTDTAPKPAEIDAAQLQEIAAKAAVEAARLVADDSQKTTDRLEAMQRELNAVGDTTRQADDKLNSTLQSVHESLRQLVQQVERPVARSPQTNPFVAKTERKRSIPGGSDGSAQSEPVAKAAQPAAPAQEPASAPAPEPKSQPAPQQPREPSASANPQPAAARPPRASADEAEMRVKETLRNRLDATAPNAKPRNLLAAFERARAPHVEAAAQDLGADDPRESGASEDMVAAARRAAQAAAAQAAALAESREERPVRRQPRVDLATDDQTRSRKRPYLIISAAVLLTISAFLLYGRLGSKSADETPALPQSGAVLPGEEAASPEASNQTAPAAPVETPADQQSGMFGFAPVPETTSVPGLLPLEDRVGKAEPGVTDIPKSPSQAAPASSVTPAPQLASLRSDDTGSLPSDVVFSVEEPASATEIALAEQLATTSVKGPLPPEDLGSKALREAAASGNPIAQYVIGSRYIDGTGVTANPKTGAEWMERAARSGLAPAQYRLGTMYERGIGVSADINTARSWYLAAAERGNVKAMHNLAVSVSGGGGATPNYALAAKWYGQAALRGLADSQFNLGILAEHGLGQTKNLAEAYKWYVLAGNQGDMEAQKRRDIVSAQLSPKTILTIDGRIASWKPKAMSPEANSVTEPDSWGSGATSSAETKTPQGATLVNRAQTLLNKLGYDVGVPDGLAGEKTRAGVKRFQERNGLAQTGEITIPLVSQLEALAS; this is encoded by the coding sequence ATGGACGCACTTCTGTCCGAACCGATGGATCAGCGGACCGTCGAGTCCCTGCTGCGGCGTCTGGTTGACCGCGTCGAGGAGACCGAACGCCGCTACGGCCGAGCCCTCAACGAACTCCATTCCCGCCTCGATCAACTGTCGCAGACGACGAACGCGGCACGCAGCACGAGCACGCCGGAGAACGCCGACACGTTCGATCGGCTGCACGAGCAGGTGAGCAACCTGGCTAAGCGGCTCGAGAGCGAGCCCAGGACACACCTCGACGACTTCGAACGCCTGGGCCGCGCGATCACCGGCGGCATGCGCGGCGACCTCGATGAGCAGCCCTACGGGACGACCCACGAGGCGCCGGCGCCCAGCCCCTTCGCCCAGTCGATCCAACACGCCCGCAGCACCAATCATCTGGCGCCCGAGCTTGCCCCACCGGTCGAATGGCCCTGGGAGTCCAGGCCTGCCCCGGCTCCCGTCGATTTCGACAACCGCCTGACCGAGATGGCAAACCGGCTGGAACAGTCGATCGGCGCGGCCATGCCGAGCAGCACGATCGAAGCGTTGAACGCCCGCCTCGAAGAAATCGGCAACCAGATCGCTCAATCTCTAGAGGCCGCGCCGAGCCGGGCAGCCCTGGAACATGTCGAGCAGCAAATCGCCGACATGGGACGGCAATTGAACCGCGCCGAGGAACAGCTCGGCCGCCTCGGCGGTGTCGAGGAGCGCTTGGTTCAGCTTCTCTCGCGCCTGGAGACCACGGACACGGCTCCCAAGCCCGCCGAAATCGATGCGGCGCAGCTTCAGGAAATCGCCGCCAAGGCCGCGGTCGAAGCCGCCCGCCTCGTCGCTGACGACTCGCAGAAGACAACCGACCGGCTCGAAGCCATGCAGCGCGAGCTGAACGCCGTGGGCGACACCACCCGCCAGGCCGACGACAAGCTGAACAGTACGCTTCAATCGGTTCACGAGTCGCTGCGACAGCTCGTGCAGCAAGTCGAACGGCCCGTCGCACGTTCGCCTCAGACGAATCCATTCGTTGCGAAAACCGAACGCAAGCGGTCCATCCCTGGCGGATCAGATGGTTCCGCTCAGTCCGAGCCTGTTGCCAAAGCTGCGCAGCCGGCTGCCCCTGCGCAGGAACCGGCTTCTGCCCCTGCCCCCGAACCCAAGTCGCAACCGGCGCCGCAGCAACCGCGTGAGCCCAGTGCGAGCGCCAATCCGCAGCCTGCGGCGGCGCGCCCGCCGCGCGCGAGTGCCGACGAGGCCGAAATGCGCGTCAAGGAGACGCTGCGGAACCGCCTCGATGCGACGGCGCCCAATGCGAAACCGCGCAATCTTCTGGCCGCCTTCGAACGCGCCCGCGCCCCGCATGTGGAAGCAGCCGCCCAGGATCTTGGCGCGGACGATCCCCGTGAGAGTGGGGCTTCGGAGGACATGGTTGCGGCGGCTCGGCGTGCGGCCCAGGCCGCGGCCGCTCAGGCTGCCGCCCTCGCCGAAAGCCGCGAGGAGCGTCCGGTGCGCCGGCAGCCGCGTGTCGATCTCGCAACAGACGACCAGACTCGCAGCCGCAAACGCCCCTATCTCATCATTTCCGCGGCGGTACTTCTCACCATCAGCGCGTTCCTCTTGTACGGACGGCTGGGATCCAAGTCCGCCGACGAAACGCCCGCACTGCCGCAAAGCGGAGCGGTTCTGCCGGGCGAGGAGGCGGCCTCCCCCGAAGCGTCGAACCAAACGGCCCCAGCAGCGCCCGTGGAAACGCCCGCCGATCAGCAATCGGGAATGTTCGGTTTTGCGCCCGTCCCTGAGACCACGTCCGTGCCCGGGCTCTTGCCCCTAGAGGATCGGGTCGGCAAAGCAGAACCCGGCGTGACGGATATTCCCAAATCGCCGAGCCAGGCCGCTCCCGCAAGCAGCGTGACACCGGCACCCCAACTCGCGTCGCTCCGCTCCGACGATACGGGTTCGCTCCCGAGCGACGTGGTCTTCTCGGTTGAAGAGCCTGCGTCCGCGACAGAAATCGCTCTGGCCGAGCAGCTGGCCACGACGTCCGTGAAAGGACCGCTGCCGCCGGAAGACCTTGGCTCCAAGGCGCTCCGCGAGGCCGCGGCGAGCGGCAACCCGATCGCGCAATACGTCATCGGCTCCCGCTACATCGACGGAACGGGTGTGACAGCCAATCCGAAGACCGGAGCCGAGTGGATGGAGCGCGCGGCGCGGAGCGGACTCGCCCCGGCGCAATACCGGCTTGGCACAATGTATGAGCGCGGCATCGGCGTAAGCGCCGATATCAATACTGCTCGCAGCTGGTATCTCGCAGCCGCTGAACGCGGCAACGTCAAAGCCATGCACAATCTAGCTGTCAGCGTTAGCGGCGGCGGGGGGGCAACACCGAACTACGCTCTTGCGGCCAAATGGTATGGGCAAGCGGCGCTGCGCGGCCTCGCCGACAGCCAGTTCAATCTCGGCATCCTGGCCGAGCACGGCCTGGGCCAAACCAAGAATCTCGCCGAAGCCTACAAATGGTACGTCCTTGCGGGCAATCAGGGCGATATGGAGGCTCAGAAGCGCCGCGATATCGTCAGTGCTCAGCTTTCCCCAAAAACGATCCTTACCATCGACGGCAGGATTGCGTCCTGGAAGCCGAAGGCGATGTCGCCCGAAGCCAATTCCGTAACCGAGCCGGACTCGTGGGGTAGCGGCGCGACCTCTTCCGCCGAAACCAAGACGCCGCAGGGAGCCACGCTGGTGAACCGGGCCCAGACCCTCCTCAACAAGCTGGGTTACGATGTAGGTGTCCCCGACGGCTTGGCCGGCGAGAAGACCCGCGCCGGCGTCAAGCGCTTCCAAGAGCGGAACGGTCTCGCTCAGACCGGCGAGATCACCATTCCGCTCGTCAGCCAGCTCGAGGCGCTCGCAAGCTAG